From one Pseudactinotalea sp. HY158 genomic stretch:
- a CDS encoding HAD-IB family hydrolase, producing MKNAHVLITGATGFVGQAVLEKLLACYPTTRISLLVRPRGALSAEVRVTKLLRKACFTPWRESVGAAEADRIAAERVTVISGDLGDVPPLPGDIDVVVHSASTVSFDPPIDEAFAANVDGPVSLYEALLASGSDPHVVHVSTCYVAGMRKGVSEERSLEHHVDRVIETARALGARTELEAASRRPAVLGPILERARAEHRRAGAQAVAEAAEEARTTWVHDKLVRAGRLRSQSLGWPDVYTFTKALGERVAEDLWGRAGHRLSVVRPTVIESSFRHPYPGWIDGFKVADPLIAAYGRGMLPEFPALADTILDIIPVDHVVNAILAVAATPPEPSEPNYYQVASGIRNPLRFGRLLRIVRDYFSEHPLKDDAGSVVQVPKWSFPFGRQVERSMRRREWAVDVADRAVGRLPATNRSREWLSGLYKAKRDLGTLRKFSDLYQPYTQTEIIFDDAHTRALHEAIPAESKELHGFDVTEIDWEHYLQDVHIPNVPGLTRSRQARPTAGGAPKALPQRTDVLAVFDMHGTVAAANLLEHYVWVSLATGKGRALADLSAMVASSPTYLQAEHRDRGDFIRNFMRRYAGVDESELREVIASQIAPRLRARLLEEAVARIAEHRAAGHRTLLITGQVDVFVEPLADLFDEIAAGSMEKDAAGLWTGYLATSPLVDEARVAWLQRYARDHHLDLSASYAYGDTYADRPWLEIVGHPSVVNPDTALYRYAKSKRWPVLSWTTTADRGLTSIVRSLRPVKEDR from the coding sequence ATGAAAAATGCCCATGTCCTCATCACGGGTGCCACCGGATTCGTCGGGCAAGCCGTGCTCGAGAAACTGCTGGCCTGCTACCCCACGACCCGCATCTCGCTGCTGGTGCGGCCCCGGGGGGCCCTGAGCGCCGAGGTCCGCGTGACCAAGCTGCTGCGCAAGGCGTGCTTCACCCCGTGGCGCGAGAGCGTCGGCGCCGCGGAGGCGGACCGGATCGCCGCCGAGCGCGTCACCGTGATCTCCGGCGACCTCGGCGACGTGCCGCCGCTGCCGGGGGACATCGACGTCGTGGTCCACTCGGCCTCGACCGTCTCCTTCGATCCGCCGATCGACGAGGCGTTCGCCGCGAACGTCGACGGCCCCGTCTCGCTCTACGAGGCGCTCCTCGCCTCCGGCTCCGACCCGCACGTCGTGCACGTGTCGACCTGCTACGTGGCCGGCATGCGCAAGGGAGTGAGCGAGGAACGCTCCCTCGAGCACCACGTGGACCGCGTGATCGAGACCGCCCGCGCCCTCGGGGCCCGCACCGAACTCGAGGCGGCATCGCGCCGCCCGGCCGTGCTCGGACCGATCCTCGAGCGGGCCCGCGCCGAGCACCGCCGCGCCGGCGCCCAGGCCGTCGCCGAGGCCGCCGAGGAGGCCCGCACGACCTGGGTGCACGACAAGCTCGTGCGCGCCGGCCGACTGCGCTCGCAGTCGCTCGGCTGGCCCGACGTGTACACGTTCACCAAGGCCCTGGGCGAGCGGGTCGCCGAGGACCTGTGGGGCCGGGCCGGCCACCGGCTCTCGGTCGTGCGACCGACGGTCATCGAGTCCTCGTTCAGGCACCCGTACCCGGGCTGGATCGACGGGTTCAAGGTCGCCGACCCGCTCATTGCGGCCTACGGGCGCGGCATGCTGCCGGAGTTCCCGGCCCTGGCCGACACGATCCTCGACATCATCCCCGTCGACCACGTGGTCAACGCGATCCTGGCCGTCGCGGCCACCCCGCCCGAGCCGTCGGAGCCGAACTACTATCAGGTGGCCTCCGGCATCCGGAACCCGCTGCGGTTCGGCCGGCTCCTGCGGATCGTGCGCGACTACTTCTCGGAGCACCCCCTCAAGGACGACGCCGGTTCGGTCGTGCAGGTGCCGAAGTGGTCGTTCCCGTTCGGCCGGCAGGTCGAACGGAGCATGCGCCGCCGCGAGTGGGCGGTCGACGTCGCCGACCGGGCCGTGGGCCGGCTGCCCGCGACGAACCGCAGCCGCGAGTGGCTCTCGGGTCTGTACAAGGCCAAGCGGGACCTGGGCACGTTGCGCAAGTTCAGCGACCTGTACCAGCCGTACACCCAGACCGAGATCATCTTCGACGACGCCCACACCCGCGCCCTGCACGAGGCGATCCCGGCGGAGTCGAAGGAGCTGCACGGCTTCGACGTGACCGAGATCGACTGGGAGCACTACCTCCAGGACGTCCACATCCCGAACGTGCCGGGCCTGACGCGATCCCGACAGGCCCGCCCGACCGCGGGCGGCGCGCCCAAGGCGCTGCCGCAGCGCACCGACGTGCTCGCCGTGTTCGACATGCACGGCACGGTCGCGGCCGCGAACCTGCTCGAGCACTACGTCTGGGTCTCGCTCGCGACCGGGAAGGGCCGGGCCCTGGCCGACCTGAGCGCCATGGTCGCCTCCTCGCCCACGTACCTGCAGGCCGAGCACCGCGACCGCGGCGACTTCATCCGCAACTTCATGCGCCGCTACGCCGGGGTGGACGAGTCCGAGCTGCGGGAGGTCATCGCCTCCCAGATCGCCCCGAGGCTGCGGGCACGGCTGCTCGAGGAGGCGGTGGCCCGGATCGCCGAGCACCGCGCCGCCGGGCACCGCACCCTGCTCATCACCGGCCAGGTCGACGTGTTCGTGGAGCCGCTCGCGGACCTCTTCGACGAGATCGCCGCCGGCTCGATGGAGAAGGACGCCGCCGGGCTCTGGACGGGCTACCTGGCCACCTCCCCGCTCGTCGACGAGGCCCGCGTCGCCTGGCTGCAGCGGTACGCCCGCGACCACCATCTCGACCTGAGCGCCTCCTACGCCTACGGGGACACCTACGCCGACCGGCCGTGGCTCGAGATCGTGGGGCACCCGAGCGTGGTCAACCCCGACACGGCCCTGTACCGGTACGCCAAGTCGAAGCGGTGGCCGGTGCTCAGCTGGACCACGACCGCCGACCGCGGACTCACCTCGATCGTGCGCTCGCTGCGCCCCGTGAAGGAGGACCGGTGA
- a CDS encoding SDR family oxidoreductase, producing the protein MSAPEPSVVRGRALITGGSAGIGLAFAKALAARGCDLVLVARTQAALERAAERLRTAYGVEVSLIAADLSTREGTDAVTTRLAAEPPIDILVNNAGSGLHEPFVTENMAAHTRGIDLMVTAPLLLGSAAAAAMTPRGHGLIINVGSVAGLIAMNNYSAIKAWMNTFSDALGLELIGTGVHVMTLLPGWVRTEFHQRAKVEASRIPSWLWLSADRLAADTLAAVEKGKSRVVPSKRFKILAWLASHAPRPAVEWATSRIKKGRREK; encoded by the coding sequence GTGAGCGCACCCGAACCATCGGTCGTCCGCGGCCGGGCCCTCATCACCGGGGGATCGGCCGGCATCGGCCTCGCGTTCGCCAAGGCGCTCGCGGCCCGCGGCTGCGACCTCGTGCTCGTCGCCCGCACCCAGGCGGCGCTCGAACGCGCGGCGGAGCGGCTGCGCACGGCCTACGGGGTCGAGGTGAGCCTCATCGCGGCGGACCTGTCCACGCGCGAGGGCACGGACGCCGTCACCACGCGGTTGGCGGCGGAGCCGCCCATCGACATCCTCGTGAACAACGCGGGCTCCGGGCTGCACGAGCCGTTCGTGACCGAGAACATGGCGGCCCACACGCGCGGGATCGACCTCATGGTCACGGCCCCGCTGCTGCTCGGGAGCGCGGCCGCCGCGGCGATGACCCCGCGCGGGCACGGCCTCATCATCAACGTCGGCTCGGTGGCCGGGCTCATCGCGATGAACAACTATTCGGCGATCAAGGCGTGGATGAACACGTTCTCCGATGCGCTCGGGCTCGAGCTCATCGGCACGGGCGTGCACGTCATGACCCTGCTGCCGGGCTGGGTGCGCACCGAGTTCCACCAGCGCGCGAAGGTGGAGGCCTCCCGGATCCCGAGCTGGCTGTGGCTGAGCGCCGACCGGCTCGCGGCCGATACCCTGGCGGCCGTGGAGAAGGGCAAGTCGCGGGTGGTGCCGTCGAAGCGGTTCAAGATCCTCGCGTGGCTCGCCTCGCACGCACCTCGACCGGCGGTGGAGTGGGCGACCTCCCGGATCAAGAAGGGACGCCGTGAGAAGTAA